A section of the Lepus europaeus isolate LE1 chromosome 10, mLepTim1.pri, whole genome shotgun sequence genome encodes:
- the MYF5 gene encoding myogenic factor 5, whose amino-acid sequence MDLMDGCQFSPSEYFYDGSCIPSPEGEFGDEFEPRVAAFGVHKAELPGSDEDEHVRAPTGHHQAGHCLMWACKACKRKSTTMDRRKAATMRERRRLKKVNQAFETLKRCTTTNPNQRLPKVEILRNAIRYIESLQELLREQVENYYSLPGQSCSEPTSPTSNCSDGMPECNSPVWSRKSSSFDSVYCPDVPNVYATDKSSLSSLDCLSSIVDRITSSEQPGLPLQDPASLSPVTSTDSQPATPGASSSRLVYHVL is encoded by the exons ATGGACCTGATGGACGGCTGCCAGTTCTCGCCTTCTGAGTATTTCTACGACGGCTCCTGCATCCCGTCCCCGGAGGGTGAGTTTGGGGACGAGTTCGAGCCTCGAGTGGCTGCCTTTGGGGTACacaaagcagagctgccaggctcGGACGAGGACGAGCACGTGCGGGCGCCCACGGGCCACCACCAGGCTGGCCACTGCCTCATGTGGGCCTGCAAAGCTTGCAAGAGGAAGTCCACCACCATGGATCGGCGGAAGGCAGCCACCATGCGCGAGCGCAGACGTCTGAAGAAGGTTAACCAGGCTTTCGAGACACTCAAGAGGTGCACCACCACCAACCCCAACCAGAGGCTGCCCAAGGTGGAGATCCTCAGGAATGCCATCCGCTACATCGAGAGCCTTCAAGAGCTGCTGAGAGAGCAGGTGGAGAACTACTACAGCCTTCCAGGGCAGAGCTGCTCCGAGCCCACCAGCCCCACGTCCAACTGCTCTGACGGCATG CCTGAATGCAACAGCCCTGTCTGGTCCAGGAAGAGCAGCAGTTTTGACAGTGTCTACTGTCCTGATGTACCAAATG TCTATGCCACAGATAAAAGCTCCTTATCCAGCTTGGATTGCTTATCCAGCATAGTGGATCGGATCACCTCCTCAGAGCAACCCGGCTTGCCTCTCCAGGACCCGgcttctctctccccagtcaccAGCACCGATTCCCAGCCTGCAACGCCAGGGGCGTCTAGTTCCAGGCTTGTCTATCATGTGCTATGA